The following proteins are co-located in the Corynebacterium aquilae DSM 44791 genome:
- a CDS encoding ABC transporter permease gives MLRYVGRRLLQMIPVFFGATLLIYAMVFLMPGDPVQALGGDRGLTPGAEARIRAEYNLDKPFIIQYLLYIKGILTLDFGTTFSGRPVLEVMAHAFPVTIKLGVMALLFEAIFGIILGVYAGIKRGGFFDSTILLVSLFVIAVPSFVIGFVFQFVIGIKLGWLPTTVGSHVSFQSLLMPALVLGAVSTAMVIRLTRQSVSENLSADFVRTARAKGLSGSKVMLRHVLRNSLIPVVTFLGADLGALMGGAIVTEGIFGINGVGGQLYRAIIKGEPTTVVSFVTVLVVVYIIANLLVDLLYAVLDPRIRYA, from the coding sequence ATGCTGCGCTACGTCGGACGACGACTACTGCAGATGATCCCCGTATTCTTTGGCGCCACCCTGCTTATCTACGCCATGGTGTTCCTCATGCCCGGCGACCCCGTGCAAGCACTCGGCGGCGACAGGGGACTCACCCCTGGAGCGGAAGCACGCATCCGCGCAGAATACAACCTGGATAAACCCTTCATCATCCAGTACCTGCTTTACATCAAAGGCATCCTCACCCTCGACTTCGGCACCACCTTCTCCGGCCGCCCCGTCCTGGAAGTGATGGCCCACGCCTTCCCCGTCACCATCAAACTCGGCGTCATGGCCCTGCTGTTCGAAGCCATCTTCGGCATCATCCTCGGTGTCTACGCCGGTATTAAGCGTGGCGGCTTCTTCGACTCCACCATCCTGCTGGTGTCCCTGTTCGTCATCGCGGTGCCCTCCTTCGTGATCGGCTTCGTCTTTCAGTTCGTCATCGGCATCAAACTCGGCTGGCTGCCCACCACCGTCGGCAGCCACGTCTCCTTCCAATCACTGCTCATGCCAGCACTGGTGCTCGGCGCCGTCTCCACGGCGATGGTCATCCGCCTCACCCGCCAGTCCGTCAGCGAAAACCTCTCCGCCGACTTCGTGCGCACCGCCCGCGCCAAGGGACTGTCCGGCTCCAAGGTGATGCTGCGCCACGTGCTGCGCAACTCGCTGATCCCAGTGGTCACCTTCCTGGGTGCCGACCTGGGTGCCCTCATGGGTGGCGCGATTGTCACCGAAGGCATCTTCGGCATCAACGGTGTCGGCGGCCAGCTCTACCGCGCCATCATCAAGGGCGAACCGACCACCGTCGTGAGCTTCGTGACCGTCCTGGTCGTCGTCTACATCATCGCCAACCTCCTCGTGGACCTGCTCTACGCCGTTCTCGACCCAAGGATCCGCTATGCCTGA
- a CDS encoding ABC transporter permease encodes MPDADKNLHVPVNVRVGQERFVAAVDEGGLGAVDAVSDDSAPSSQWAEAWRYLRRRPLFWVSAFMIVLVVIMAIAPGLFTSIDPRFCELGKSANPAEPGHPFGFDRQGCDIYSRTIYGARASVTVGILATILVVIFGGTIGALAGYFGGILDSILSRITDIFFAIPFVLATIVFMQMFKEHRNVYTVVLILAAFSWVNIARITRGAVMTVKNEEYVTAARAVGASRTHMLLGHIIPNASAPIIVYATVALGTFIVTEATLSFLGIGLPPSVVSWGGDISAAQASLRTAPMVLFYPALALALTVLSFIMMGDVVRDALDPKSRKR; translated from the coding sequence ATGCCTGATGCAGATAAGAACCTCCACGTCCCCGTCAACGTGCGCGTCGGGCAGGAACGCTTCGTCGCCGCCGTCGACGAAGGCGGCCTCGGCGCCGTCGACGCCGTCTCCGACGACAGCGCCCCCTCCTCCCAGTGGGCCGAAGCCTGGCGTTACCTGCGCCGCCGCCCCCTGTTTTGGGTCTCGGCCTTCATGATCGTCCTGGTGGTCATCATGGCGATCGCCCCCGGGCTGTTCACCAGCATCGACCCCCGCTTCTGTGAGCTTGGAAAATCCGCCAACCCCGCAGAACCCGGACACCCCTTCGGCTTCGACCGTCAAGGCTGCGATATTTACTCCCGCACCATCTACGGTGCCCGCGCCTCCGTCACCGTCGGCATTCTCGCCACCATCCTGGTGGTGATCTTCGGCGGCACCATCGGCGCCCTCGCCGGCTACTTCGGTGGCATCCTCGACTCCATCCTGTCGCGCATCACCGACATCTTCTTCGCCATCCCCTTCGTGCTGGCCACCATCGTGTTCATGCAGATGTTCAAAGAACACCGCAACGTCTACACCGTGGTGCTCATCCTGGCGGCGTTCTCCTGGGTCAACATCGCCCGCATCACCCGTGGCGCGGTCATGACCGTCAAAAACGAGGAATACGTCACCGCCGCCCGCGCAGTCGGTGCCTCCCGCACCCACATGCTGCTCGGCCACATCATCCCGAACGCCTCCGCACCGATCATCGTCTACGCCACCGTCGCGCTGGGCACCTTCATCGTCACCGAAGCCACCCTGTCCTTCCTGGGCATTGGCCTGCCACCGTCGGTGGTCAGCTGGGGTGGCGACATCTCCGCCGCCCAAGCATCCTTGAGAACCGCCCCCATGGTGCTGTTCTACCCGGCGCTCGCACTGGCACTGACCGTGCTGAGCTTCATCATGATGGGTGACGTCGTCCGCGATGCACTCGACCCGAAGTCCAGGAAGCGATAG
- a CDS encoding ABC transporter ATP-binding protein yields the protein MATTDNTTQPLDPTAPLVDIKDLHVSFTTSNGVVEAVRGVNLTIYPGQSVAIVGESGSGKSTTAMALIGLLPGTGKVTGGEINFDGKDLATFDEKKMQSIRGDQIGLVPQDPMSNLNPVWRIGTQIKESLRANNIDLKGKTADERVAELLEEAGLPDAARRAKQFPHEFSGGMRQRALIAMGLAARPRLLIADEPTSALDVTVQRQILDHLEGLTQELGTAVLFITHDLGLAAERASHLVVMHRGRVVESGPSLEILQDPQHPYTQRLVQAAPSLASARIREAKAHGEHADDIMMASEPSSNETVIKVENLSKEFQIRGAKGDKKTLLAVDDVSFDLKKGHTLALVGESGSGKSTVANMVLNLLDPTSGKVYYKGTDLSTLGRKELFDMRRKLQVVFQNPYGSLDPMYSIFRCIEEPLSVHKVGNRKSREKRVAELLDMVAMPRSAMRRFPNELSGGQRQRIAVARALALNPEVIVLDEAVSALDVLVQNQILHLLADLQEELGLSYLFITHDLAVVRQTADDVVVMKQGKVVEQGRIDDIFDNPQDPYTENLINSVPGLGITLGAS from the coding sequence ATGGCCACCACCGATAACACCACCCAGCCCTTGGATCCCACCGCGCCCCTGGTCGACATCAAAGACCTCCACGTCAGCTTCACCACCTCCAACGGAGTGGTAGAAGCCGTGCGCGGCGTCAACCTGACGATCTACCCCGGACAATCCGTGGCAATCGTCGGCGAGTCCGGCTCCGGTAAATCCACCACCGCCATGGCACTAATCGGCCTTCTTCCCGGCACCGGCAAAGTCACCGGCGGAGAAATCAACTTCGACGGCAAAGACCTCGCCACCTTCGACGAGAAGAAAATGCAAAGCATCCGCGGCGACCAGATCGGCCTGGTCCCGCAGGACCCGATGAGTAACCTCAACCCGGTGTGGCGCATCGGCACCCAAATCAAAGAATCGCTGCGCGCCAACAACATCGACCTCAAAGGCAAAACCGCCGACGAACGCGTCGCGGAACTGCTGGAAGAAGCCGGCCTGCCGGACGCGGCGCGACGCGCCAAGCAATTCCCGCACGAATTCTCCGGCGGCATGCGCCAGCGCGCCCTGATCGCCATGGGTCTGGCCGCCCGCCCCCGCCTGCTAATCGCCGACGAGCCGACCAGCGCGCTGGACGTCACCGTGCAACGCCAAATCCTCGACCACCTCGAGGGGCTGACCCAAGAACTCGGCACCGCCGTGCTGTTTATCACCCACGACCTCGGCCTAGCCGCCGAGCGCGCCAGCCACCTGGTGGTCATGCACCGCGGACGCGTCGTCGAATCCGGGCCCTCCCTGGAGATCCTGCAAGACCCCCAGCACCCCTACACTCAGCGTCTCGTGCAGGCCGCCCCCTCCCTGGCCTCCGCCCGCATTCGGGAAGCCAAAGCCCACGGTGAGCACGCCGACGACATCATGATGGCCAGCGAGCCCAGCTCCAACGAAACCGTCATCAAGGTCGAAAACCTCAGCAAGGAATTCCAGATCCGCGGCGCCAAAGGCGACAAGAAAACCCTCCTCGCCGTCGATGACGTGTCCTTCGACCTGAAAAAGGGCCACACCCTGGCCCTGGTGGGCGAGTCCGGCTCCGGCAAATCCACCGTCGCCAACATGGTGCTCAACCTGCTCGACCCCACCAGCGGCAAGGTGTACTACAAAGGCACCGACCTGTCGACGCTGGGCCGCAAAGAACTGTTCGACATGCGGCGCAAACTGCAGGTGGTCTTCCAAAACCCCTACGGTTCACTCGACCCGATGTACTCCATCTTCCGCTGCATCGAAGAACCGTTGAGCGTGCACAAAGTCGGCAACCGCAAAAGTCGCGAAAAACGCGTTGCGGAACTGCTCGACATGGTCGCCATGCCCCGCTCCGCGATGCGACGCTTCCCCAACGAACTATCCGGCGGACAGCGCCAGCGCATCGCCGTGGCCCGCGCGCTCGCGCTCAACCCGGAAGTCATCGTCCTCGACGAGGCGGTGTCCGCACTGGACGTGTTGGTGCAAAACCAAATCCTGCACCTGCTGGCAGACCTGCAGGAAGAACTCGGCCTGAGCTACCTGTTCATCACCCACGACCTGGCGGTGGTACGCCAAACCGCCGACGACGTGGTCGTGATGAAACAAGGCAAGGTCGTCGAACAAGGCCGCATCGACGACATCTTCGACAACCCCCAAGACCCCTACACCGAAAACCTCATCAACTCGGTTCCGGGTCTGGGCATCACCCTCGGCGCCTCCTAG
- a CDS encoding ABC transporter family substrate-binding protein: MKPQRPTRRVRSRRTFAAVVSVGLSLSVAACAARPGPPPVVDPGAHAAPPPPQVQHVNQQRSITIGIDSLRNGFNPHLIADDDAFTQALARLVLPSAFVDGVLNKDLLNGATEVPAAAGAAMTVRYIINPAAQWSDGTPITGTDFAYLAQQLANQPGVEDSAGYRAISNIRTSNGGKTVDVDFDTPIKDWTPLFSNILPSHLVRVLDVPFDQVLGDTIPASGNLYMVKGVDRARGLVTLARNDRYWGPNPAKIELLTFKTIRSTAEGSEMLRSGQLAAADLTPDQTSKESYSLVPGTQVIDYQHPARLDLDFSVTSPLLSSVDLRRAVASLIDIPTVARLASGRTSDLTPAQPWPGLPTPPPQTEQDQTPTEQAGENPTAPNADPAAQSVENLKNATTNRQLVVAADASDDVAVAAALTIADVLQAAGVQAQPLLTSPAAISAGVSTGTIDAVVSWHRAGTNPVILASQFQCDHFTVDDARAHADGAGGRPVVLDTPAGAQPSQTPTGSADPAVTLLPEGDVETPTTTRRTLGGWCDPDTDAFVSQMLAGTVDIAQGRQHLAELSGKQALSVPLLEQQRLFLVGSTILGPAPELTQWPLLLPAGPLASAGSWTKTQDTPNRNTAPTPDEKQPKP, translated from the coding sequence ATGAAACCCCAACGCCCCACCCGTCGCGTGAGAAGTCGCCGAACCTTCGCTGCTGTCGTGTCCGTGGGGCTGAGCCTATCTGTGGCTGCGTGCGCCGCCCGCCCCGGCCCGCCACCAGTGGTCGACCCCGGCGCCCACGCCGCGCCACCACCACCGCAGGTGCAACACGTCAACCAACAGCGCAGCATCACCATCGGCATCGACAGCCTGCGCAACGGCTTCAACCCGCACCTCATAGCCGACGACGACGCGTTTACCCAAGCACTCGCCCGGCTGGTTCTCCCCAGCGCATTCGTCGACGGGGTACTCAACAAAGACCTCCTCAACGGCGCAACAGAGGTGCCCGCGGCCGCCGGGGCGGCGATGACGGTGCGCTACATCATCAACCCCGCCGCCCAATGGAGCGACGGCACCCCAATCACCGGCACCGATTTCGCCTACCTGGCCCAACAGCTAGCCAACCAGCCGGGAGTCGAAGACTCCGCCGGCTACCGCGCGATCAGCAACATCCGCACCTCCAACGGCGGCAAAACCGTCGATGTGGACTTCGACACCCCCATCAAAGACTGGACCCCACTGTTCAGTAACATCCTGCCCAGCCACCTGGTGCGAGTCCTCGACGTGCCCTTCGACCAGGTTCTCGGCGACACAATTCCCGCCAGCGGCAACCTCTACATGGTCAAAGGCGTAGACCGGGCCCGCGGACTGGTCACCCTGGCCCGCAACGACCGCTACTGGGGGCCAAACCCCGCCAAAATTGAACTACTGACCTTCAAGACGATTCGCTCCACCGCAGAAGGCTCCGAAATGCTGCGCAGTGGCCAACTGGCCGCCGCGGATCTCACCCCGGATCAAACCTCCAAAGAAAGCTACTCCCTAGTACCCGGCACCCAGGTCATCGACTACCAGCACCCGGCACGCCTAGACCTCGATTTCTCAGTCACCTCCCCGCTGTTGTCCTCGGTAGACCTCCGACGCGCCGTGGCCAGCCTGATTGATATCCCAACCGTGGCGCGCTTGGCATCCGGGCGCACCAGCGACCTCACACCGGCGCAACCCTGGCCGGGACTACCAACACCTCCACCGCAGACGGAACAAGACCAAACCCCCACAGAACAGGCAGGGGAGAACCCCACTGCCCCTAACGCCGACCCGGCAGCCCAGTCGGTAGAGAACTTAAAAAACGCCACGACGAACCGGCAGTTGGTGGTGGCAGCCGACGCATCCGACGACGTAGCCGTAGCCGCAGCACTGACGATCGCGGACGTACTGCAAGCAGCCGGCGTGCAAGCACAGCCGCTGCTCACATCCCCGGCGGCCATTTCCGCCGGAGTCAGCACCGGCACCATCGACGCGGTGGTCAGCTGGCACCGCGCAGGCACTAACCCCGTCATATTGGCATCACAGTTCCAATGCGACCATTTCACCGTCGATGACGCACGCGCGCATGCGGATGGTGCCGGTGGCCGCCCGGTCGTCCTCGACACCCCGGCCGGCGCCCAACCATCACAAACCCCCACAGGATCCGCGGACCCCGCAGTCACCTTGCTGCCGGAAGGGGATGTGGAAACCCCCACAACAACCCGCCGCACCCTAGGTGGCTGGTGCGACCCAGACACCGACGCCTTCGTGTCGCAAATGCTCGCCGGCACGGTCGATATCGCCCAGGGACGACAACACCTCGCCGAGCTATCCGGAAAACAAGCCCTATCGGTACCCCTGCTGGAGCAACAGCGCCTCTTCTTGGTCGGATCCACCATCCTCGGGCCCGCCCCAGAACTCACCCAATGGCCACTGCTCCTACCCGCCGGGCCGCTGGCGTCCGCCGGCAGCTGGACTAAAACCCAAGACACCCCAAACCGAAACACCGCACCAACGCCGGATGAGAAACAACCAAAACCCTAA
- the mshB gene encoding N-acetyl-1-D-myo-inositol-2-amino-2-deoxy-alpha-D-glucopyranoside deacetylase yields MTTSELAGLKVVAVHAHPDDEAIWTGGLLCDLARRGAQVTVVTCTLGEEGETIGPDLQYLTVDHADQLGGYRIQELAEAQRILGVQHRFLGGAGRFRDSGMEGSPAHADLRAFVNAGSASVDALDEILQEIQPQLIVTYGPDGGYGHPDHIAAHKIVHAAKYTPQRILWCVTSKPMIHTGSAAITAPAGWRTAPGEIACVDTWDVAHPLSPEVFDAKIQAMRAHATQVWIADGRPHPLGAGSARAIVEDVEAAPVVWALSNLIAQPLTPVEYYQLGAGEPLPDGANDVTAGLVV; encoded by the coding sequence ATGACGACATCTGAATTAGCCGGACTGAAAGTAGTCGCGGTCCACGCCCACCCGGATGACGAAGCGATCTGGACTGGCGGATTGCTCTGCGACTTAGCGCGCCGGGGCGCGCAGGTCACTGTGGTGACCTGCACCCTGGGGGAGGAAGGCGAGACCATCGGCCCGGATCTGCAGTACCTGACGGTCGATCACGCCGACCAGCTGGGCGGGTACCGCATCCAGGAACTTGCCGAGGCGCAGCGCATCCTCGGGGTGCAGCATCGTTTCCTTGGTGGTGCCGGCCGCTTTCGGGATTCCGGCATGGAAGGCTCCCCGGCGCATGCCGACCTGCGGGCCTTCGTTAACGCCGGCAGCGCCAGCGTTGATGCGCTCGATGAGATCTTGCAAGAAATCCAGCCGCAGCTCATCGTCACCTACGGGCCCGATGGCGGCTACGGCCACCCCGATCACATCGCAGCCCACAAGATCGTGCACGCCGCCAAATACACCCCGCAGCGCATCCTGTGGTGTGTGACCTCCAAGCCCATGATCCACACAGGTAGCGCCGCCATCACCGCGCCCGCTGGGTGGCGTACCGCACCGGGGGAGATCGCCTGCGTCGATACCTGGGATGTGGCCCACCCTTTAAGCCCGGAGGTTTTTGACGCGAAAATCCAGGCGATGCGGGCGCACGCCACCCAGGTGTGGATCGCCGACGGCAGACCCCACCCCTTGGGAGCTGGAAGTGCCCGGGCGATTGTCGAAGATGTAGAGGCAGCCCCTGTCGTGTGGGCGCTATCAAACCTGATCGCCCAGCCACTGACCCCGGTCGAGTACTACCAACTCGGCGCCGGTGAACCGCTACCGGACGGTGCCAATGATGTGACCGCCGGGCTCGTCGTTTAA
- the fdxA gene encoding ferredoxin → MTYTIAQPCVDVMDKACVEECPVDCIYEGKRSLYIHPDECVDCGACEPVCPVEAIFYEDDVPDEWVDYNDANAAFFDDLGSPGGAAKLGAQDFDPPLIANLPPQAED, encoded by the coding sequence ATGACCTACACAATCGCGCAGCCGTGCGTCGATGTCATGGACAAGGCATGCGTCGAAGAATGCCCGGTGGATTGCATCTACGAAGGCAAGCGCTCCCTGTACATTCACCCCGATGAGTGCGTGGACTGCGGTGCCTGCGAGCCGGTCTGCCCGGTCGAAGCCATCTTCTACGAAGACGATGTTCCGGATGAGTGGGTCGACTACAACGATGCAAACGCAGCGTTTTTCGATGACCTCGGATCCCCCGGTGGCGCCGCCAAACTCGGCGCACAAGACTTCGATCCGCCGCTGATCGCAAACCTTCCGCCGCAAGCAGAAGACTAA
- the dapC gene encoding succinyldiaminopimelate transaminase: MERTPLGSRLPDFPWDSLATATATAAAHPDGIVNLSVGTPVDEVAPSIQLALSENAAAPGYPQTVGTQQLRQAIVDALARRYNMTGLDIDSVLPVIGTKEAIAWLPTLLGIGAGHTVVIPEVAYPTYEVSVLMSGATPQRADSLTQIGPAKPTLMFINSPSNPTGKVLGKDHLRKVVQWARERGTILASDECYLGLNWGEDKAYSILDPEVCDGDHTGLIAIHSLSKTSNMASYRSGYFAGDKKLIKELLEIRKHAGLMMPGPIQAATVEALNDDMQEDMQRLRYAKRREILMKAVIDAGFTVDYSDAGLYIWATRGEDSRATVDWFASLGILVAPGEFYGPKGTKHVRIALTASDERIQAAADRLAQAST, encoded by the coding sequence ATGGAACGCACACCACTGGGCAGCCGACTGCCTGACTTCCCCTGGGATTCACTGGCCACCGCCACCGCCACCGCAGCCGCCCACCCGGACGGCATCGTCAACCTGTCCGTCGGCACCCCCGTCGACGAGGTAGCCCCCAGCATCCAGCTCGCCCTGTCCGAAAACGCCGCTGCCCCCGGCTACCCACAAACCGTCGGCACACAGCAGCTGCGCCAAGCCATCGTCGATGCGCTCGCCCGCCGCTACAACATGACCGGCCTGGACATCGACTCCGTGCTGCCCGTGATCGGCACCAAGGAAGCCATCGCCTGGCTGCCCACCCTGCTGGGCATTGGCGCCGGCCACACCGTCGTCATCCCCGAGGTGGCCTACCCCACCTACGAAGTCTCCGTCCTCATGTCCGGAGCCACCCCCCAACGCGCGGACTCGCTGACCCAAATTGGGCCGGCCAAACCCACCCTGATGTTCATCAACTCGCCGTCCAACCCCACCGGCAAGGTGCTCGGCAAAGACCACCTCCGCAAGGTCGTCCAATGGGCCCGTGAACGCGGCACCATCCTGGCCAGCGACGAGTGCTACCTCGGGTTGAACTGGGGCGAAGACAAGGCATACTCCATCCTCGACCCGGAAGTGTGCGACGGTGACCACACCGGGCTTATCGCCATCCACTCCCTGTCGAAGACCTCCAATATGGCCAGCTACCGCTCCGGCTACTTCGCGGGAGATAAAAAACTCATCAAGGAACTCCTCGAAATCCGCAAGCACGCCGGCCTGATGATGCCCGGCCCCATCCAAGCGGCCACCGTCGAAGCCCTCAACGACGACATGCAGGAAGACATGCAGCGCCTGCGCTACGCCAAGCGCCGCGAAATCCTGATGAAGGCTGTCATCGACGCCGGCTTCACCGTCGACTACTCCGACGCCGGACTCTACATTTGGGCCACCCGCGGTGAAGATAGCCGCGCGACCGTCGACTGGTTTGCTTCCTTGGGCATCCTGGTCGCGCCGGGCGAGTTTTATGGCCCGAAGGGCACCAAGCATGTGCGTATCGCTTTGACGGCCAGCGATGAGCGGATTCAGGCGGCCGCGGATCGTCTCGCGCAGGCGAGCACCTAG
- a CDS encoding GtrA family protein — protein MTTENSQVAPAPTPHHRRAGLLQFLKFGIVGGSGVLVNMAVTIIVTKIILWTAGIVPKDAFFNLLGSQFHVRWYHVIVTIAFLVANTWNYQLNRMWTFKADNRRSWWREFFPFLTTGIGSFLLSQIVITLLMNPTSPLHLPADIFDDSSGVRNMFYWATLISIVVAMPVNFIVNRLWTFRGSKVAPAVIVVDQPPR, from the coding sequence ATGACAACCGAGAATTCGCAGGTTGCGCCTGCGCCAACTCCGCACCACCGCCGCGCCGGACTTTTGCAGTTTCTCAAGTTCGGTATCGTTGGTGGCTCCGGCGTGCTGGTGAACATGGCGGTCACCATCATCGTCACCAAAATCATTTTGTGGACGGCCGGCATCGTGCCCAAAGACGCGTTTTTTAACCTCCTGGGCAGCCAGTTCCACGTCCGCTGGTACCACGTGATCGTGACGATCGCGTTTTTGGTGGCCAACACCTGGAACTATCAGCTCAACCGGATGTGGACGTTTAAAGCCGACAATCGCAGGAGCTGGTGGCGGGAATTCTTTCCCTTCCTCACCACCGGTATTGGCAGTTTCTTGTTGTCGCAGATCGTGATCACCTTGCTGATGAATCCGACCTCGCCGCTGCATTTGCCGGCCGACATCTTTGACGACTCCTCCGGTGTGCGCAACATGTTCTACTGGGCCACGTTGATCAGTATCGTCGTCGCGATGCCGGTGAATTTCATCGTCAATCGCCTGTGGACTTTCCGTGGCTCCAAGGTTGCCCCCGCGGTGATTGTGGTGGATCAGCCCCCGCGCTAG
- a CDS encoding helix-turn-helix transcriptional regulator produces the protein MAANIVRKMRRWRELTQAELAEACGVTRQTIANIEKGDYAPSVILALDIAAALGCTVEELFRPADDTSPTPPQSA, from the coding sequence ATGGCAGCAAACATCGTTCGCAAGATGCGTCGGTGGCGCGAATTGACACAAGCAGAGCTTGCCGAGGCCTGTGGCGTGACCCGCCAAACGATCGCCAACATCGAAAAAGGCGACTACGCCCCGTCCGTCATCCTCGCCTTAGACATCGCAGCCGCCCTGGGATGCACCGTCGAGGAACTCTTCCGCCCCGCCGACGACACCTCCCCCACCCCACCACAGAGTGCATAG
- the dapD gene encoding 2,3,4,5-tetrahydropyridine-2,6-dicarboxylate N-succinyltransferase — MTSAYAIGLATLTADDTVLDCWFPEPKLGDASTTGTSFIDDAPAELAALAVADEDRGTRRVAIRTEIEDLSAAPKDAFDAYLRLHLLSHRLVRPHGQNLDGVFGLLTNVVWTNFGPCAVDGFEMTRARLQKRGQVTVYSVDKFPRMIDYVMPTGVRIGDADRVRLGAHLAPGTTVMHEGFVNFNAGTLGNSMVEGRISAGVVVDDGSDVGGGASIMGTLSGGGKEVISVGKRCLLGANAGCGISLGDDCVVEAGLYVTAGSKVLVRGKVAEALSLQDGDAVKASELSGASNILYRRNSVSGAIEAVAWTSAAVALNEALHAN; from the coding sequence ATGACTTCTGCATACGCTATTGGCCTTGCCACTTTGACCGCTGACGATACTGTTCTGGATTGCTGGTTCCCGGAGCCCAAGCTGGGTGATGCGTCCACCACTGGCACGTCTTTCATCGACGATGCTCCCGCCGAGCTTGCTGCGTTGGCTGTTGCCGATGAGGACCGCGGTACTCGTCGTGTCGCTATCCGCACTGAGATCGAGGATCTGTCCGCTGCGCCGAAGGATGCTTTCGACGCGTACCTGCGCCTGCATTTGCTGTCGCACCGTTTGGTGCGCCCGCACGGCCAGAATCTGGATGGCGTGTTTGGTTTGCTGACTAACGTGGTGTGGACCAACTTTGGCCCGTGCGCTGTCGATGGTTTTGAGATGACTCGTGCCCGCTTGCAGAAGCGCGGCCAGGTCACCGTCTACTCTGTCGACAAGTTCCCCCGCATGATCGACTATGTGATGCCGACTGGCGTTCGTATTGGTGATGCTGACCGTGTCCGTCTCGGCGCCCACTTGGCTCCGGGTACCACTGTCATGCACGAGGGTTTTGTAAACTTCAACGCCGGCACCTTGGGTAATTCCATGGTTGAGGGCCGCATCAGCGCTGGTGTTGTTGTTGACGACGGCTCCGATGTCGGTGGTGGCGCCTCCATCATGGGCACCTTGTCCGGTGGTGGCAAGGAAGTGATTTCTGTCGGTAAGCGCTGCTTGCTGGGCGCAAACGCTGGTTGTGGTATCTCCCTGGGCGATGATTGCGTGGTGGAGGCTGGCCTGTATGTGACCGCCGGTTCCAAGGTTTTGGTGCGTGGCAAGGTGGCTGAGGCCTTGAGCCTGCAGGATGGCGATGCGGTGAAGGCATCCGAGCTGTCCGGCGCATCCAACATTCTCTACCGCCGTAATTCTGTTTCGGGCGCTATTGAGGCTGTTGCGTGGACTTCTGCTGCGGTTGCTCTCAACGAGGCGTTGCACGCTAACTAA